From the Scomber japonicus isolate fScoJap1 chromosome 8, fScoJap1.pri, whole genome shotgun sequence genome, the window ATGTGTCTTCCATCGGCAACATATCAATACACATTTTTCACTGGCAGACTTTTCTCAGAGCCTGCAATCATGCTGACAATCTCTTGCTCGATCACGCTCAACTGTTGCCATTACGACACATCTGAGCTGGTAATGATTTTGTATTATAATGTTATCGATCCAGTTGAGGGGTTGACACCCCCGGGTGGGTGCTGAGCAGATAACAGTGGTATGTGCTGTGCTTTTCAGCTAAATACGACAAAGCGACGTTAGTTCGATTACACTGTAAACTCAATGATCATTTCTCATGCTGAGATCAATACTGAGGTTTATACTGTCCGCCACTGAGATATGAGCTGCAACAAAATTAGCATTGCCTGCATGCACTCACCCAAAcatacacagtgtgtacacaaaGACACGAGTCAAACACATCTCTGAACAAATAGCAAGTTATCAATATTCATCTGAAATGAGAGGGGAATTTGTGATGATTAAAGACTGCAGCACAGTATGAGAATAAACAGCACACTatagaggaaaagaaaaggcttTGACAGGGCACCTAGCTGCGCCTCAGtgcaattaattaataatagaTAAGGTGAGTACAAAAAACCCCccagaaacaacaacaataaacagaaaaaagtaaTAGCAGAGAGTGTGGGAATATCTCAGAATCAGAAAGGAGCAATGTTAGGACCTTTATGGAAAATGAAGACTATTTAATTCAAAGAGCCGCAGAGTAAAAAACCCAATTTAACAGGCTTCTCAGCTTGAGCAACCAGGGTAGATGTAACTCAGGCCAAAGATGAAGGGCACTCACTGCTTACTAGGCACCAAATGTCTTTAACCATAGCAACAAGCATTAAAGTATTTTACATTTGGTTTTGAATTAAtgctgtaaaaaagaaaaaaatatgttctttACCCTCAAATGTATCAGCTATGTGGGGACAGATGGCAGTGTGAGGAGCGACGTGAGCAGCGTTTGAATTCTATCGAACAGCAACAGATTTctcactgtgcatgtgtgcatgtctcTTTCAGGCATGGTGCCCACGCCCCAGGTGTGCGTATCAACCCTGGTCACGGTGAGCACGATGGCAGTGGTGGACCTTTACCTGCTGGAGCAGAGTATGCTGGGGGCTCGTGGCATCCCCGGACCCAGTGTGTGGCAGTGTGCGGCAGTGTTGCTAGGAGATGTGGGCTTCCTTCTCGCGCTGCGTTTCGTGTCAGCTGGGGTGGTGTCAGAGGCGCGGTCGCCACGTCGCGGCTTTGCCAACGCGCTCTGGTTCTTGTTCCTGTCCCTGCTCCAGCTCAAGCTCTTCTTCGTCTGTCATAACTACAGGCAGGAGCGTCGGCCACCCGACCCGCTGGCCAGGAAAACCCTGACGCTGCTGCTGTCCATCTGCCTGCCATCCCTGTTTCTGATCCTGACAGGAGCTGACCACATGACGCCGCAGCGTAGGAAGCAGGAGGTGCGGGGCCGGCTCCTGTGGGTGGTGGTGGACCTTCTGGATGTGCTGGACCTGCAGGCGGGGCTGTGGGAAGCCCAAGGAGGGGGTACAGTGGCAACAGCGGGCACCCCTGAGCAGAAGCTGCCCATTTGGGCTGAGGGCTTGGTCTTCTTTTACTGCTACgccctcctgctgctgctgccgtgtGTTGCCCTCACAGAGCTGGGGGCCACTGGACTTCCAGGGCAGAGGGGGCCCCGTAAGGAGGCTTTGTACCCTTGGCTCAGCTTGATCACCATCAACATCTTCACCCTGGCCCTGAGGGGCACAGGCATGCTGTGGTACAGGGACCCTCGAGTCTCCACTGTGTTCCTGGGGAAGAACCTACTGGCTCTGGCTGTGAAGCTGAGCTCAGCCTGGGAAAGACACAAGCAGGAGCGTAGTGCTGGGGGATCTGGGGCCGTGGCTGGAGCAGAACCAGCAGACTCAACCGTGCCAAGCCAGAGCTCAGAGCAGGGAGAGGGCCAGGCTCAGGGCAAAGCTCCTCCCTCGCACTATCACACACTGTCTCGCTCCCAAAGCCACACTCTCTCCCACGTCAGCCTGGAGCCCACAGAGACGCCCTTAGGACCCTCTTTCATCTCCCATGAACTCTAGAGTTTCACACACTCTGACCAAGCaagcatgcacaaacacatgcgcacacactcAAAACACGGACGCGCCAAGCCAGTATCACATCCAAGCAGATATCAGTGATGGGTATAATGCAGTGATGTGGAAATGCATTTGGCAAGCTTGGCTTTGTGCACATTTTGTTGTGCTACAAATAACTCTGAATACATTGCTGTGATTTgagggtgtgtgttttttgaatTGGACACTGAACACATCTTTCAGAAGGTTAAGAATATTccagaaatgtattttgaagTCTAGTAGTGTTAATTTCCTTGTTAAATCTTGGCACAATTGCTCTAACTGCCACATATTTGTTGAAATCTGTCCTCCACACATCATCTTGAGGTCAcactttgagtttttttttttttaagttgtgaTTGCTTGCTACTTGTCGGACACCACTCCATGTACAGTATCTGTGTAGGGGTAAGGAACAGTGCTTTGGTTCACTTATTTGTCAAATCTGAGTAACAGTACATTTTCTTCCTTACATTCTCCTGACTTAAAACATTGAAAATTCCAAGGACGACCTTTAGCgtacattttctctgtcacttTACAGGGAACTTTAAAGAAGAAAGATTTCATAAAATGTAGAGGagagatgatttatttttttccttcagtaCCCTAGACCCATGATTCATAAGCCATCTACCAATAAAACCCACACATTTCACTGTGCCCCAGTACTTCAGTGCAGAGTCTGGTCTTTTCATTCGAGATATTCATTCCAACCAAAGGCAACATTGGCTGATATCACTTACTTGCCTGACAGAAAATGTTAATCCGAGAAATCAGTCACTGTGGTGTATGGTTGGAGTGAAAACCTGCAGACTCATGAGCCTGATAATCGTCAACCCTAGACCACGCATCAAACTCCTTTTCAGATATGacagatattttatttaatataaataaaaaactggatATTAAGTTTATttagtctgtttttaaaatatgtatgcTGAACATAAAGTTTCACCTTTGCTGTTGAGGTTTACCACAGCAAAATGTGCATAACTCAAGAAGCCAACTGTTGCTCATAGAGTgaacactgacatgtttttttctctgtaattattcctccttttTATACTGATCCCTTCATGATGCAacttcaatgtaagtgatggggacaaaatgtatttaaaagctcATCttaagctaatatgaagcttcagccatccaaattagtcaaatcaagtcgaTATATTTTAACACCACAGTCtctttagtgccaaagtccctttttttgttattatatttccactgcagctcaacagggaaacactgttgaaggagacacaaagagggaatgtgATGCTAAGAGACTGTAACTGTGAAagatatacattttatttgaccaACTCAGATTTCTGAAGTTTCTATTAAATTCTGATAAACGTTTTGCTCAAAATGAGCAAAACCTGCTTCAATGTTCATTGAAGCAGGTTTTGGcacctggctgttgttttaagacagactacaaaattgtgaacctatgcTTTAAAGATTGGCAATAAACATTTTGCCTCATCTCAATCCTGTTCTAACATAAACTATAGGTCTATTTTACTATACTGTTTACAATGACAGAATACCAATGTAGTAATCCCTAGAAGTAATCCCTTTACAGTTTGAAAACTCATTTGAAAttcatgttttgttgtattCGATTGTCTGTAACTGTCTCTGTCAGTCATTttccagaagaagaaaaaaaactgtcctGACGAgccctcaaatgtcttttttccactttAGGTGAAACTTTTTAACTCCATTTGAATAATGGATGAAGCCTTTCATCCACAAAGTTATCAATCTGTGGGTGCTGCAATATGTGGACGTCATGAGATTATGGGTTAGAGCAGCAGGTGTAGAGGATGTACAGTACAGTCAAGTGCCTTGTTTCCCCATGGAGCTACCAGCCTCTGAGGTGCACACGTTATGTGTACCGTGTGAAACTTGGACATACGCCATGTGTATACTGTCACGTTATTCCACAGCTGTTGTCAGTTCCACGACCAGGACAGAGTGCAACCTAATAAAGTGTTTCATACTCGCCCTGTGTTGACAGTTCATTGGCTATTACATAGGAGCATTATTGACAGCCTGTCATCCacataaaggaaaaaagcaagAGGAATCAGTGCAAATGATTCAAGGCCAAGAGGCCTTAGGGACAAATGACTGCCTCATACTTGCAAAACCTCCCCTGTATTAAAAGTCAATCAACCCCAATATTGCAGTCTCAgaaaattgcatgttttttatgtttttctaatGCTGGGAGTGGTGAAGTGAAtggaagccccccccccccccccccccccaacattcAAGCCAGAAAAAGCATGCTCTTTGCTTCACAGAGCGGCACTCTGACGAGAGGCCGTCATTTATCACAATTATGCTGGCGGCCCCATCAGCTTGGATCCTCTCACAGTAATCCTTGAGTGTGCTGTCGTGTTGTCTGCTTCTAAtgctgaaagagagagacgtCTTGATGCGATGGGTTGTGCGTGTCAAGAGttgtagtaagtgtgtgtgatgtgtttcagAGTGAACTGGCTCTTTGCTCCCAGCGGCTCTGAATGCATCCGTCGGCCTCGCCTCTGAACTTTAATGGTCATATTAATTGATATTGAGGCTATTTGTTGAGATCTGAGAGCTTATTCTCACTGCTTTATGCTTGATGTACAGACGATATTTACTAAGGGGGTAACGGTTCATGTATACATCCCAAAGAGGATCTTTGGTTCGGTACACGACTCAGTACGCTCTGTGAGCCAAACAATTATTGTAAAATAGTTGAATAATCTACTTACTTTGACATGTGGAACAATAATTTTAATACTTGAGTTCCACCTGGCACATTTTGGCAGTGCACCGCTTAGCTTAGCTATAGCATGTTTATGATCATAGATGTATGCTAGCCGGCTTAGCCAAGTTAGCCTGATCACCCTGGTTACCAGTAGCTACTCATGTAATGTCACCGTCACAGTATTACGTCTCCCTCGCCCCCTCCTTTTTCTGCAATGGTTGGCTTCGAGTgaagctattattattattattattatcattattattattattattattataaacacGTTTACAACAACTCTGAGTGACCATAAATCAGCACAAAACAACTGTCAGCAAGTGTCCTGGAACAAAAAAATGGTTTACTTTTTCCactgcagcacaactaaactgtTTTAGTAAATGTTTCAACCAATGAGGTATTATTGGCTGTTTGCATTTTTCAAAAGATAGgaccaaaatgttattttattagcATTTTTTCTTCTGTACTGAACCATGATTCCAAAACTGAAATACATACTGAACCGTGAATTTTGTGTTACCATTACACCACAAATCTTTATAGGGTATATAAGCACTCATGTACACATTCAGCCACAAAATTAATTCATTTACAGTTTCTGCGGGGAATTCCTCTCTGGTTCAGAAAGACTTTTAAGGAAAACCACAGAGGGATAACCAGTGTAGCAGACAGCATCCAACTCTCGCCTACCCACTTTCTT encodes:
- the tmem265 gene encoding transmembrane protein 121; the protein is MVPTPQVCVSTLVTVSTMAVVDLYLLEQSMLGARGIPGPSVWQCAAVLLGDVGFLLALRFVSAGVVSEARSPRRGFANALWFLFLSLLQLKLFFVCHNYRQERRPPDPLARKTLTLLLSICLPSLFLILTGADHMTPQRRKQEVRGRLLWVVVDLLDVLDLQAGLWEAQGGGTVATAGTPEQKLPIWAEGLVFFYCYALLLLLPCVALTELGATGLPGQRGPRKEALYPWLSLITINIFTLALRGTGMLWYRDPRVSTVFLGKNLLALAVKLSSAWERHKQERSAGGSGAVAGAEPADSTVPSQSSEQGEGQAQGKAPPSHYHTLSRSQSHTLSHVSLEPTETPLGPSFISHEL